The following are from one region of the Ignavibacteriota bacterium genome:
- the lpxA gene encoding acyl-ACP--UDP-N-acetylglucosamine O-acyltransferase: MKNIHPTAIVDPRSKLGNNLSVGPYAIIEADVEIGDDCSVGPHAVIYNGARIGNRVKIFQGASIANLPQDLKFSGEPTLFNVGDNTVIREFATLHRGTKETGKSQVGKNCLLMAYAHVAHDCVVGDNCIIANAVQIGGHAQIDDWVIIGGSTPVHQFSLIGEHSMVAGGIRITQDVPPFILTAHFPADYAGLNVIGLRRRGFKPEDIQILKDAYGHIYSKSLNVSQAVEVIKEKYGDNIYVQKIINFLSKSKRGIVGK; the protein is encoded by the coding sequence ATGAAAAATATCCATCCTACTGCAATTGTTGATCCCAGATCTAAATTGGGAAATAATTTATCTGTTGGTCCATACGCAATTATCGAAGCCGATGTTGAAATCGGAGATGATTGTTCGGTTGGTCCTCATGCCGTTATCTATAATGGTGCAAGAATTGGTAATCGTGTTAAGATCTTTCAAGGTGCTTCTATTGCAAATTTGCCACAGGACTTAAAATTTTCTGGTGAACCAACTCTTTTTAATGTTGGTGACAATACAGTTATAAGAGAATTTGCGACACTTCACAGAGGTACCAAGGAAACAGGTAAATCCCAGGTTGGAAAAAATTGTTTGTTGATGGCTTATGCTCATGTTGCACACGATTGTGTTGTAGGAGATAATTGTATTATTGCAAATGCAGTTCAGATTGGCGGTCATGCTCAAATAGATGATTGGGTAATTATCGGTGGATCAACACCTGTTCATCAATTTTCACTCATCGGTGAGCATTCCATGGTGGCTGGTGGAATACGTATTACACAGGATGTTCCACCATTTATATTGACTGCACATTTCCCTGCAGATTATGCTGGATTGAATGTAATTGGATTGAGAAGAAGAGGCTTTAAACCAGAAGATATTCAGATTCTAAAGGATGCTTATGGACATATCTACAGCAAGTCACTTAATGTTTCGCAGGCAGTTGAAGTAATAAAAGAAAAATATGGGGATAATATTTATGTGCAAAAAATTATAAATTTTCTGAGCAAAAGTAAAAGAGGAATTGTTGGGAAATGA
- the panB gene encoding 3-methyl-2-oxobutanoate hydroxymethyltransferase: MSAEKEIKKVTTKALEILKKKKLRITALTAYDFITAKILDEAGIDIILVGDSLSNVFQGNETTLPVTMDEMIYHTKAVTKGVNRAMVVVDMPFMSYQLGADDGFRNAGRILKETHAAAVKLEGGKRVAETVRKITENGIPVMGHIGLTPQSIHQFGSYKERGTTKKEADEIFQDAKILEDAGAFAVVLEKIPASLAKKITSSLSIPTIGIGAGKYCDGQILVTPDMLALNVDFHPRFVRHYSNLAEEMNKAVTEYISDVKKGSFPSVDESY; the protein is encoded by the coding sequence ATGTCAGCAGAAAAAGAAATTAAAAAAGTTACTACGAAAGCTCTCGAAATTTTAAAGAAGAAGAAACTCAGGATTACCGCGCTTACTGCTTACGATTTTATTACGGCAAAAATTCTTGACGAAGCAGGAATTGATATTATTCTTGTGGGCGATTCTTTAAGTAATGTTTTCCAGGGCAATGAAACCACGCTGCCGGTTACGATGGACGAAATGATCTATCACACTAAAGCTGTAACTAAAGGAGTCAATCGTGCAATGGTGGTTGTTGATATGCCTTTTATGTCCTATCAGCTTGGTGCTGATGATGGTTTCAGGAATGCAGGGAGAATTTTAAAAGAAACTCATGCTGCGGCAGTTAAACTCGAAGGTGGAAAACGTGTTGCAGAAACCGTTCGAAAAATAACTGAGAATGGAATACCTGTGATGGGACATATTGGTTTAACACCGCAAAGCATTCACCAATTCGGAAGTTATAAAGAACGTGGCACCACCAAAAAAGAAGCCGACGAAATTTTTCAAGATGCAAAGATTCTGGAAGATGCTGGTGCGTTCGCGGTGGTTCTTGAAAAAATTCCCGCATCACTCGCAAAAAAAATCACATCCTCGTTATCGATTCCTACAATCGGAATTGGTGCTGGAAAATATTGTGACGGACAAATTCTCGTTACTCCAGATATGCTTGCATTAAATGTTGATTTTCATCCAAGATTTGTCAGACATTATTCAAATCTGGCTGAAGAAATGAATAAAGCAGTAACCGAATATATTTCAGATGTAAAAAAAGGCAGCTTCCCGTCGGTAGATGAAAGTTATTAG